A window from Moritella yayanosii encodes these proteins:
- a CDS encoding DsbE family thiol:disulfide interchange protein, which translates to MLNNNFKLILPSLLGLLFVAAMMFALTSQEGQVTPSALVGKPIPAFTASSLSATELVGNNERIDNNELVDNNQLLGNSARLDNRIFQTDKNYTLLNVWASWCAVCQSEHGFLMKLAGKDGVRIVGLNYRDDRADANRVLRSLGNPYVATIFDPDGKIALDMGVIATPETYLLDNQGIVLFRYSGALDETVWQHYFKPFMQLLTDK; encoded by the coding sequence ATGTTAAATAATAACTTTAAATTAATACTACCGAGTTTGTTAGGGTTGTTGTTTGTGGCAGCGATGATGTTTGCATTAACCTCTCAAGAGGGGCAAGTGACGCCTTCAGCCTTGGTTGGGAAACCGATCCCTGCGTTTACCGCCAGCAGTTTAAGTGCTACTGAACTAGTTGGTAATAATGAGCGAATCGATAACAATGAGCTAGTCGATAATAATCAGTTATTAGGTAATAGCGCACGATTAGATAACCGCATATTTCAGACGGATAAAAACTACACCTTGCTAAATGTATGGGCTTCTTGGTGCGCTGTTTGCCAAAGTGAGCATGGTTTTTTAATGAAGCTTGCGGGTAAAGATGGCGTGCGCATCGTTGGCTTAAACTACCGTGATGATCGCGCTGATGCAAATCGTGTATTAAGATCGCTGGGCAATCCCTACGTAGCAACCATCTTTGATCCTGACGGCAAGATTGCCTTGGATATGGGGGTGATTGCGACGCCAGAAACCTACTTGTTAGATAATCAGGGCATTGTACTCTTTCGTTATTCAGGGGCTCTGGATGAAACGGTTTGGCAGCATTACTTCAAGCCATTTATGCAGCTGTTAACAGATAAATGA
- a CDS encoding cytochrome c-type biogenesis protein CcmH has protein sequence MKRLSACFGMMAMLIITPLSAQQSSLSRGEPKQSVEIFEFNTLDKQNRAINLARQLRCPQCRNQNLMESNSPIAKDLRLEVYLMVNEGQTDRQVIEFLTSRFGDVVLYNPKFEPRTYVLWLGPLFFIMLFGWLGYRKVTASIVS, from the coding sequence ATGAAACGATTATCAGCGTGTTTTGGCATGATGGCGATGTTAATTATAACGCCACTCTCTGCACAGCAGTCTAGCTTGTCTCGTGGTGAACCTAAGCAGTCGGTAGAAATATTTGAATTTAATACCTTAGATAAACAAAATAGGGCGATTAACTTAGCACGTCAATTACGTTGCCCTCAATGCCGAAACCAGAACCTGATGGAATCAAATTCGCCGATCGCCAAAGATTTGCGATTGGAAGTGTATTTGATGGTAAATGAGGGGCAAACCGATCGACAAGTGATTGAATTTCTGACTAGTCGTTTTGGTGATGTGGTTTTGTATAACCCTAAATTTGAACCCAGAACTTACGTGTTGTGGCTTGGACCTTTGTTTTTTATTATGTTATTTGGTTGGTTGGGTTATCGTAAAGTAACGGCGTCGATAGTGAGCTGA
- a CDS encoding esterase/lipase family protein, with protein sequence MKQCFTFLTMCLVAFSSLAAESSDRTEQKGYTETKYPIVLVHGLFGFDSIVGVQYFYGIPRTLTRSGAVVYVAQVSATNRTEERGEQLLTQIEQILAATGADKVNLIGHSHGGPTARYVASVAPQYVASVTSIGGVNKGSIIIDIIRKEVPEGSISEALAVTITAGFSNLINFLSGGGDLPQDPIAALESLTTKRSLEFNQSYPEGIPTTACGEGEYLADNGVYYYSWSGSANFTNLLDPLDAALVLIGIGFSEPNDGVVSACSSHLGKVIRDDYKMNHVDEINHTFGIHHLFEADPKTLYRQHANRLQLQGL encoded by the coding sequence ATGAAACAATGTTTTACATTTTTAACTATGTGTTTGGTTGCTTTTAGCAGTCTGGCTGCTGAATCGAGCGATAGAACTGAACAAAAAGGTTATACCGAAACGAAGTATCCAATAGTTTTAGTTCATGGACTTTTTGGTTTTGATTCAATTGTTGGTGTTCAATATTTTTATGGTATTCCTCGTACATTAACCAGAAGTGGTGCTGTGGTGTACGTCGCTCAGGTTTCTGCAACGAATCGAACAGAAGAACGTGGTGAGCAGCTATTAACACAGATTGAACAGATTTTAGCTGCTACAGGAGCAGATAAAGTTAACTTAATTGGGCATAGTCATGGCGGGCCTACAGCACGTTATGTAGCATCTGTTGCGCCTCAATATGTGGCATCCGTCACCAGTATTGGTGGGGTTAATAAAGGTTCAATTATTATCGATATCATACGTAAAGAAGTACCAGAAGGTTCAATATCAGAAGCGTTAGCCGTTACGATCACGGCTGGTTTTAGTAACCTAATTAACTTCCTTTCTGGTGGTGGTGACTTACCACAAGATCCAATTGCGGCATTAGAATCGTTAACAACTAAAAGATCGTTAGAATTTAATCAATCATACCCAGAAGGTATTCCGACAACAGCGTGTGGTGAAGGTGAGTATCTTGCTGATAATGGTGTTTATTATTATTCATGGAGTGGTTCCGCTAATTTCACTAATTTGTTAGACCCACTCGATGCGGCACTTGTTTTAATTGGCATTGGTTTTAGTGAGCCTAATGATGGTGTGGTATCTGCGTGTAGTTCGCACTTAGGTAAAGTAATTCGCGATGATTATAAAATGAATCATGTTGATGAAATTAACCATACATTTGGTATTCATCACCTGTTTGAGGCTGATCCAAAAACCTTATATCGTCAACACGCTAACCGTTTACAATTACAAGGCTTATAG
- a CDS encoding lipase secretion chaperone encodes MKKIALTSIILIAVVTAIFIDTNNTDKQIQTQSLQSKSQLDTAIDSASARDTFEYFLSGLGEKELNALQAKFMQFNSQRPVDSQIDKALFQQYIHYKTYLQTLESDANSADFGLVDLMALNDQLLAAQLKFFTPEQQKLLFAEENQLRTMALKKLELQQVAASKEEFNAMWQQELQLLPEKEQLTYKNAALMGSLADTKGLDTQEKYLIRQDLVGAEGAQRLAELDAKNEVFNADVDNYLNERQALMTDDRLTMGELSSAITELRETNFPSQQQRRIKALERIHDANTDS; translated from the coding sequence ATGAAAAAAATCGCATTAACGTCGATAATTTTAATTGCAGTCGTTACTGCGATTTTTATCGATACGAATAACACGGACAAGCAAATACAAACGCAATCGTTACAGTCAAAATCGCAGCTGGACACTGCTATTGATTCAGCATCTGCACGCGATACGTTTGAGTATTTTTTATCTGGATTAGGAGAGAAAGAATTAAACGCTTTACAAGCGAAATTTATGCAGTTTAATTCGCAGCGTCCTGTTGACTCACAAATAGATAAAGCATTATTCCAGCAATATATTCATTATAAAACCTATTTACAGACATTAGAGTCAGATGCGAACTCTGCTGACTTTGGTTTAGTTGATCTTATGGCGTTAAATGATCAATTACTTGCTGCTCAGCTTAAGTTTTTTACACCAGAACAACAAAAATTATTGTTCGCAGAAGAAAACCAACTTAGAACCATGGCATTGAAAAAACTAGAGCTCCAGCAAGTTGCTGCGTCGAAAGAAGAGTTCAATGCTATGTGGCAACAAGAATTACAGTTGCTTCCAGAGAAAGAGCAGCTAACGTATAAAAATGCGGCCTTAATGGGGTCGTTAGCAGATACCAAAGGGTTGGATACGCAAGAAAAGTACTTAATACGTCAAGATCTGGTAGGGGCCGAAGGAGCACAACGTTTAGCTGAGTTAGATGCAAAGAACGAGGTGTTTAACGCTGACGTTGATAACTATTTAAATGAACGACAAGCGTTAATGACTGATGATCGCTTAACGATGGGAGAGCTATCATCAGCGATAACAGAATTACGTGAGACGAATTTTCCATCTCAACAACAACGCCGTATTAAAGCGTTGGAACGCATTCATGATGCTAATACGGATTCATAG
- a CDS encoding DUF368 domain-containing protein: MSKVSIFLKGVAMGAADVVPGVSGGTIAFITGIYDTLLGSISRITPRLIGMIRKDGLKAAFDYINGSFLIVLLAGILTSIFTLARVITWMLHTHPIPLWSFFFGLIIISVNHMFKQVEFWKVNRFVAVIAGIGFAYSITVLQPLNLEPTSLNILLAGSIAICAMILPGISGSFILLMLGMYAPILAAAKSIDIVTLAIFASGCAIGLLTFSHVLTWVLKHYRDITLTFLTGLMIGTLGKVWPWKETLTWRTNSSGLEVPLLERNLSPFSFEQVTGQPALLAYAIVAMLAAIILILVLEKTAEKAS; encoded by the coding sequence ATGAGTAAAGTTTCTATCTTTCTAAAAGGCGTGGCGATGGGCGCAGCAGACGTTGTTCCTGGCGTGTCCGGCGGTACAATTGCCTTCATTACCGGCATTTACGATACTTTGTTAGGGAGTATTAGTCGCATTACCCCACGCCTTATCGGTATGATCAGAAAAGATGGTCTGAAAGCGGCTTTTGATTACATCAATGGGTCATTCTTGATCGTGTTACTGGCAGGTATCCTAACGAGTATCTTTACGCTAGCGCGTGTCATCACATGGATGCTGCACACCCACCCTATTCCGCTTTGGTCGTTCTTCTTTGGTTTAATCATCATCTCAGTAAACCACATGTTTAAGCAGGTCGAATTCTGGAAAGTCAACCGCTTTGTAGCTGTCATCGCCGGTATTGGTTTTGCTTATAGCATTACCGTGCTGCAACCGCTTAATCTTGAGCCAACGTCGCTCAATATCTTACTTGCAGGATCTATTGCGATCTGTGCCATGATCTTACCGGGTATTTCAGGTAGTTTTATCCTGTTGATGTTAGGTATGTATGCACCCATTCTTGCGGCGGCTAAATCTATCGACATCGTCACATTAGCGATTTTTGCATCTGGTTGTGCTATTGGCCTGCTGACATTCTCGCATGTGCTGACATGGGTACTAAAACACTACCGCGATATCACATTGACGTTTTTAACCGGACTTATGATTGGTACACTTGGTAAAGTATGGCCATGGAAAGAAACGTTAACGTGGCGAACTAATTCAAGTGGCCTTGAAGTGCCATTGTTAGAACGTAATCTTTCACCATTTAGCTTCGAGCAAGTGACAGGCCAGCCAGCATTATTAGCGTATGCTATCGTGGCTATGCTTGCTGCTATTATTCTTATCTTGGTGTTAGAAAAGACCGCAGAAAAAGCATCTTAA
- a CDS encoding sphingomyelin phosphodiesterase — protein sequence MNILKNVITTTCLTCVMSVPALADSDIYLTNNSNQTMSIQVNHTGSDLLEEGTEWQQHVQTLKPWETKMVLSFNRWEGVKSGDTYQFETLVTNENGESLSLLQQVKGYWYKSTLDHGASANDVALNWADDRDTHRYQSKYNSNSSSTEIAFKASATGRYDDIYYSITPQKIDEQPVADADTLKVMSYNVWALPVIAKHIGDRFQEIPKHLKGYDVLMLQEVFASGRDAFLRDLAKEYPYQTKMLDYPGINVYDGGVTIVSRYPIVNEGQYVYPDCSGTDCFADKGVNYAEVIKNGKAYHVFATHTASFDTDTARDYRQRQFRQIREFAHAQNIPITDTVVYGGDFNVNKLKFPTDYQQMFANLSADEPQYAGYTESTFDPRINAYAGNALSGGENIEYLDYIVVSNEFAKRNENINTVKIPRTTVASLWKHWNLSDHFPVKAVIR from the coding sequence GTGAATATACTAAAAAATGTAATAACAACAACTTGCCTCACTTGTGTTATGAGTGTGCCTGCACTTGCCGACAGTGATATCTACCTTACGAATAACTCCAACCAGACCATGTCTATTCAAGTTAACCATACCGGTTCAGATTTACTTGAAGAAGGCACAGAATGGCAACAACATGTACAGACACTTAAACCATGGGAAACTAAAATGGTATTAAGTTTTAATCGCTGGGAAGGGGTTAAGTCGGGTGATACTTATCAGTTCGAAACACTGGTGACCAATGAAAATGGCGAGTCGCTGTCGTTGTTACAACAAGTGAAAGGCTATTGGTATAAATCAACACTTGATCATGGTGCCAGTGCCAATGATGTTGCGTTGAATTGGGCGGATGATCGTGATACTCATCGTTATCAGTCAAAATATAACAGTAACAGCAGCAGTACTGAAATTGCGTTTAAAGCGAGTGCGACTGGTCGTTATGATGATATATATTACAGTATCACCCCGCAAAAAATTGATGAACAGCCTGTAGCCGACGCAGATACACTCAAAGTCATGTCATATAACGTCTGGGCTCTGCCTGTGATTGCAAAGCACATCGGTGACCGTTTTCAGGAAATACCGAAGCATTTAAAAGGCTATGATGTACTCATGCTACAGGAAGTATTTGCTTCTGGTCGTGATGCATTTTTGCGTGATCTGGCTAAAGAATACCCGTATCAAACGAAGATGTTAGATTACCCTGGGATTAATGTTTACGATGGTGGTGTGACTATTGTGAGTCGCTATCCAATTGTTAATGAAGGGCAATACGTCTATCCCGATTGCTCTGGAACAGACTGCTTTGCTGACAAAGGCGTAAATTATGCTGAAGTGATCAAAAATGGTAAGGCATATCATGTATTCGCAACCCATACCGCGTCGTTCGATACTGATACCGCACGCGATTACCGCCAGCGTCAATTTCGCCAGATCCGCGAATTTGCTCATGCACAGAATATCCCAATCACTGATACTGTTGTCTATGGTGGTGATTTTAATGTGAACAAACTTAAATTCCCAACTGACTATCAACAAATGTTTGCCAACTTGAGCGCTGATGAACCGCAATATGCTGGTTATACAGAATCAACGTTCGACCCGCGTATTAATGCCTACGCAGGTAATGCACTATCGGGTGGTGAAAATATCGAATATCTTGATTATATTGTTGTCAGTAATGAGTTTGCCAAGCGAAACGAGAACATAAACACAGTGAAAATACCGCGTACAACGGTTGCTAGTTTATGGAAACATTGGAATTTGTCCGATCATTTCCCTGTTAAAGCAGTGATCCGTTAA
- a CDS encoding chromosome segregation ATPase produces the protein MRWPLLLISVAFIGSVYLFITNENELNAIKFETASPVLFETADEKVQPTASASSQTTAQIQINEDMPEQDTLLQSGQALMTAITSFWQQCRRESNCDELLTQQQLLLDDDRYQLLVNFPVNLQNEQRLMGASLISLDASLTDKIANVKAIREQIWGDDAALLFQQQDAYYDYRLSLSDLDNRLNQTQNSDDFINEYNAMLADRGEDLDSFALSSDTAKYEQALQLIPSSMPEDETVRIKAELASQYLTANEQQSIVNRDQQVDKQKQEITDYQQRLNQLEATLANERATSKKTMNDEDWQVYKADRLYQYRLSFFSSRV, from the coding sequence ATGCGATGGCCATTACTATTAATAAGCGTTGCCTTTATTGGCAGCGTTTATTTATTCATCACCAATGAAAATGAACTCAACGCTATTAAGTTTGAAACAGCGAGCCCAGTATTATTTGAAACGGCTGATGAAAAAGTGCAGCCGACAGCCTCTGCATCGAGTCAAACTACAGCACAGATACAAATTAATGAGGATATGCCTGAGCAAGATACTTTATTACAATCAGGGCAAGCGTTAATGACAGCGATAACGTCATTTTGGCAGCAATGTAGAAGGGAAAGTAATTGCGATGAATTGTTAACCCAACAGCAGTTGTTACTTGATGATGATCGTTATCAGTTATTAGTCAACTTCCCTGTAAACCTACAGAACGAACAGCGGTTGATGGGGGCGTCGTTAATCAGTCTGGATGCAAGTTTGACGGATAAAATCGCCAATGTTAAAGCGATTAGAGAGCAAATATGGGGTGATGATGCAGCGCTGTTATTTCAGCAGCAAGATGCTTATTATGATTACCGCTTGTCGCTATCTGATCTTGATAATCGTTTAAACCAAACTCAGAATTCGGATGACTTTATCAATGAATACAATGCGATGTTGGCAGACCGGGGTGAGGACTTAGATAGCTTTGCGTTAAGCTCTGATACAGCCAAGTATGAACAAGCGTTGCAATTAATCCCTTCATCTATGCCCGAGGATGAAACGGTCAGAATTAAGGCCGAATTGGCTTCGCAATATCTAACCGCTAACGAACAACAATCCATTGTTAACCGAGATCAGCAAGTTGATAAGCAAAAGCAAGAAATAACGGATTATCAGCAGAGATTAAATCAACTTGAGGCCACACTTGCTAATGAACGTGCAACGTCAAAGAAAACAATGAATGATGAAGATTGGCAAGTTTATAAAGCAGATCGCTTGTATCAATATCGTCTTAGCTTCTTTAGTTCTCGGGTCTAG
- a CDS encoding alpha/beta fold hydrolase produces MNKITKILLSLAAASACVLVGAVLYANVIGKGSLPAADPQGYTTIEANGLSFAVDIRGDKTGTPVILLHGFPESAVMWDKFMDELTTKGYYAIAPNQRGYSAGARPDDVEQYQLKYLASDVIAIADQLELKQFHLIGHDWGAAVGWQVAAENPDRVISYAAISVPHIDAFGKAYREDTAQYESSAYIRFFQKPILPEFMMAKNDYERLRSIWSQHDAAEIEHYVGILGQEKALTSAINWYRANFSVFTNGLDVGKVNVPVTFIWGNQDHALKRSGVDDTRNYVEGEYQFIEMDAGHWIIQEKYDELTGHLLAHLAKYK; encoded by the coding sequence GTGAATAAAATAACAAAAATACTCTTAAGCTTAGCGGCCGCCTCTGCATGTGTATTGGTTGGCGCCGTGTTATATGCCAATGTAATCGGAAAAGGTAGCCTACCAGCAGCAGACCCGCAAGGCTATACAACCATTGAAGCGAATGGTCTTAGTTTTGCGGTTGATATACGTGGAGATAAAACGGGGACACCGGTTATATTGCTCCACGGATTCCCAGAGTCAGCAGTGATGTGGGACAAATTCATGGATGAGCTCACTACAAAGGGCTATTACGCTATTGCACCAAATCAGCGTGGTTACAGCGCCGGTGCTCGACCTGATGACGTTGAACAATATCAATTGAAATACCTGGCTTCAGATGTCATTGCGATTGCCGATCAGCTTGAATTAAAACAATTTCATTTAATTGGTCATGACTGGGGCGCAGCGGTAGGTTGGCAGGTTGCTGCAGAAAACCCTGATCGTGTGATCAGCTATGCGGCTATTTCTGTTCCACATATTGATGCTTTCGGTAAAGCATATCGTGAAGATACAGCACAATATGAATCGAGTGCTTATATCCGTTTCTTTCAGAAACCGATCTTACCTGAATTCATGATGGCAAAAAATGATTATGAGCGTTTAAGATCTATTTGGTCACAGCATGACGCAGCTGAAATTGAACACTACGTTGGTATTCTTGGTCAGGAGAAAGCCCTGACAAGTGCCATCAACTGGTATCGTGCCAATTTCTCTGTATTCACCAACGGTTTAGATGTTGGTAAAGTGAACGTACCCGTTACGTTTATTTGGGGAAATCAAGACCATGCGCTTAAGCGTTCTGGCGTTGATGACACCAGAAATTACGTCGAAGGTGAATATCAATTTATTGAAATGGATGCCGGCCACTGGATTATCCAGGAAAAATATGACGAACTAACAGGCCACTTGTTAGCTCATTTAGCTAAATATAAATAG
- a CDS encoding alpha/beta fold hydrolase yields the protein MKKIMLRILLIVLVVLSPVLYLIYTFAFTGPMPDAEFQKKLPEIVKNLEVKFDGDGEETLVFIHGYPDSLELWDKQVEYFKDDYSIARFTLPGFELEDNGERPHYNIKQIRMIINAFIKGLNKEHVTVLAHDWGAAYASQYLKKNDLVDRLVLFDIGSFGDEKRPTINVKYTFALAVAWTLPEFLGDKLALYTADKILKIEDVDPNKTIADLRSDPRMTYPYWHLWNSVLTKNTTKATAIKDYGTPFLFMYGKDKKVWFHAKSWEKELQEQNKGQVEVVPGGHWFMQSSPDLVNKKISNWLNSH from the coding sequence ATGAAAAAAATTATGCTTAGAATATTGTTGATTGTACTCGTTGTACTTTCTCCCGTTCTCTACCTCATTTACACATTTGCCTTTACAGGTCCTATGCCAGATGCGGAATTTCAGAAAAAACTTCCTGAAATAGTAAAAAACCTTGAAGTTAAATTCGATGGTGACGGTGAAGAGACCTTAGTGTTTATCCATGGTTACCCTGACAGTTTGGAGCTTTGGGACAAGCAGGTTGAATATTTTAAAGATGATTATTCGATTGCTAGATTCACGTTACCTGGGTTTGAATTAGAAGATAATGGAGAAAGACCTCATTACAATATAAAACAGATCCGAATGATTATTAACGCCTTTATCAAAGGTTTAAATAAGGAACATGTAACAGTTCTGGCTCACGACTGGGGTGCTGCTTATGCTTCTCAGTATCTTAAGAAAAATGACTTAGTAGATAGACTAGTACTATTTGACATCGGTAGTTTTGGCGATGAGAAACGACCAACCATCAATGTTAAATATACCTTTGCACTTGCCGTTGCTTGGACGTTACCGGAATTTTTAGGCGATAAATTAGCACTATATACTGCGGACAAAATTTTAAAAATTGAAGATGTTGACCCTAATAAAACAATCGCCGATTTGCGTTCAGATCCCCGTATGACTTATCCATACTGGCATTTGTGGAACTCTGTATTGACGAAAAACACAACAAAAGCGACAGCGATAAAAGATTATGGCACGCCTTTCCTTTTCATGTACGGGAAGGACAAAAAGGTCTGGTTCCATGCTAAAAGCTGGGAAAAAGAGCTACAAGAACAGAATAAGGGGCAAGTTGAAGTTGTACCTGGAGGCCATTGGTTTATGCAGTCTTCACCTGATCTCGTTAATAAAAAGATCTCTAATTGGTTGAACTCTCACTAA
- a CDS encoding NnrU family protein: MLSLITGLFLFLGIHSISIIADDFRNRMAAKSENGWKIIYALISVVGIVLIAKGYAALRLEPVLVYVPPYWLKHLTYLLMLPAMVLFVAPYLPGKIKQVTKHPQLIAVKLWAFSHLLVNGMLADVILFGAFIIWAGVARISMNKRTPRVIPGLKSNGINDIIAIIIGVLLTGVFIFYLHPLLIGMPLSI, from the coding sequence ATGTTGAGTTTAATCACAGGCTTATTCCTATTTCTCGGAATTCATTCAATATCAATCATTGCTGACGATTTCAGAAACAGAATGGCCGCCAAAAGCGAGAACGGATGGAAAATTATCTATGCACTCATATCCGTTGTAGGTATCGTACTTATCGCCAAGGGCTATGCTGCACTTCGACTCGAGCCTGTACTTGTGTATGTACCACCTTACTGGTTGAAGCATCTGACTTACTTGTTGATGCTGCCAGCTATGGTACTTTTTGTCGCTCCTTACCTCCCGGGAAAAATAAAACAAGTAACCAAGCATCCCCAGCTAATCGCGGTGAAACTATGGGCATTCAGCCATCTGCTAGTAAATGGCATGCTGGCCGATGTCATACTTTTCGGGGCGTTTATAATCTGGGCTGGTGTTGCTAGGATCTCGATGAACAAGAGAACGCCACGCGTCATTCCAGGACTTAAATCGAACGGAATAAACGACATTATTGCTATCATTATTGGCGTGCTTTTAACCGGTGTATTTATATTTTATCTACATCCATTATTGATCGGCATGCCATTGTCTATTTGA
- a CDS encoding SMI1/KNR4 family protein: MVPINGDDIAELESKLNGFLPESYKYLISTYGLVHTPNVLTKICDLNSDISEVQDFLSLEDISSLSQLYEMSGMPKGHILFASDCKGNMFCFKLSNCISQQTDAPVWFFDHGACTVTQVSDSFTQWLAQFNEL; the protein is encoded by the coding sequence ATGGTACCAATAAATGGTGATGATATTGCAGAGCTTGAATCAAAGTTAAATGGTTTTTTACCTGAGTCATATAAATATTTAATATCTACCTATGGCTTGGTTCACACGCCAAACGTGTTAACTAAGATTTGTGATTTGAATTCCGATATTTCTGAAGTGCAAGATTTCCTAAGCCTCGAAGATATCTCTTCGCTGTCTCAGTTATATGAAATGAGCGGTATGCCAAAGGGGCATATTTTGTTTGCATCTGATTGTAAGGGCAACATGTTTTGTTTCAAACTGAGCAATTGTATAAGTCAGCAAACCGATGCACCCGTCTGGTTTTTTGACCATGGTGCTTGTACCGTGACGCAAGTATCTGATTCTTTTACTCAATGGCTAGCCCAGTTCAATGAACTTTAA